In the Arachis ipaensis cultivar K30076 chromosome B10, Araip1.1, whole genome shotgun sequence genome, one interval contains:
- the LOC107623363 gene encoding uncharacterized protein LOC107623363 isoform X1 produces MMDYILMIMTSSLITSIPYLLQCIWMRWKCRKWKKQEKLILLQLLLQKRNRIMNQLLLLPMLEMEMGRGNGREHSPPKMAAESNDIEIQVRTLTAESITIPIPASATVQRLKLLLNHSFPPATNSSHFHLFFKGEKLRPQAQIGSYTIHNGEFLVLVPFAKKDSKAHKSDSLNASSTPSNAARRGDSATDLADSMWSNIKEDLLHLREATESDTLDHNNSSDFEFRTVASEPRKEKVDDEVSWNQASKANDRDADNRIELPYHLILNTLECTSEGALGKHNCEVFLKVLDSVNCLSDLPLGHCKLFRRACSLGGDGGLQLGANGSSSSCLCPAWLKIVMKAFAFINILSGFLHLQGRKMTLRLLEEALNELGMFGVKIGLQDVKHLPLLSPQLVCFESDIEKASFGNVIFVINHSSSDEEQIEINPKTALSKIVRTLKSRDSSFRNNLWKAFEQLPFISGDQLTMGISLEELLAICKDQYFVVNENKSKRLKRSLNTTKPDSNHIRCHDTKALLAVDMVEHLEKGIGSEGQIVHIEDISPRNAIHAEIPTELSEKMRSALKCIGVSKLYSHQAESIQASLHGKNVVVATMTSSGKSLCYNLPVLEVLLNNLSSCALYIFPTKALAQDQLRSLLNMTKGFDVELNIGIYDGDTSQRDRTWLRDNSRLLITNPDMLHISILPHHRRFSRILSNLRFVIIDETHTYKGAFGCHTSLILRRLRRLCSHVYGSDPSFVFSTATSANPSEHSMELANLPALELFQNDGSPSARKLFILWNPSLRPKAMVKKAKSVIDADNLEDESDNFVRSSPIVDVSRLFAEMVQHGLRTIAFCKSRKLCELVLSYTREILLETSPHLVHSICAYRGGYIAEERRKIETAFFGGKICGVAATNALELGIDVGEIDVTLHLGFPGSIASLWQQAGRGGRRDRPSLAVYVAFGGPLDQYFMKHPKKLFERPIECCHIDSQNKQVLEQHLACAAHEHPLVVQYDEKYFGSCLENVLNSLNARGYLSPNQSFDSSSRIWNYIGPEKYPSHAVNIRAIETVRYSVIDQRKNEVLEEIEESRAFFQVYEGAVYMCQGKTYLVEKLDLSSKTAFCKVADLKYYTKTRDYTDIHVTGGNIAYPTAVLNMFPKTNARAHICKVTTTWFGFYRIWRGSNQIFDAVDLALPQYSYESQAVWIPVPQSIKEVVLKKNYDFRGGLHAASHAVLNVVPLHITCNLSDLAAECPNPHDSRYYPDRILIYDQHPGGCGISVQVQPRFTKFLEAALDLLTCCRCSAEVGCPNCVQSFACNEYNEVLHKDAAIMIIKGVLEAENVINAEESPFL; encoded by the exons ATGATGGACTATATACTGATGATTATGACATCAAGCCTCATAACTTCAATTCCCTACCTTCTACA ATGTATATGGATGAGATGGAAATGCAGAAAATGGAAGAAGCAAGAAAAGCTTATATTGCTGCAGTTGCTGCTGCAAAAGAGAAACAGGATCATGAATCAATTGCTATTGCTGCCAATGCTAG AAATGGAAATGGGAAGGGGAAACGGCAGAGAACATTCCCCGCCAAAAATGGCGGCAGAGAGCAACGACATTGAAATCCAAGTCCGAACCCTAACCGCCGAATCCATCACTATCCCAATCCCTGCTTCCGCAACCGTACAACGCCTCAAGCTTCTCCTCAACCATTCATTCCCACCCGCCACCAACTCCTCCCATTTCCACCTTTTCTTCAAG GGTGAGAAATTGAGACCGCAGGCTCAGATTGGATCTTACACAATCCACAATGGGGAGTTTCTTGTACTCGTTCCATTTGCTAAGAAGGATTCCAAAGCTCACAAATCGGACTCACTTAATGCTTCTTCAACTCCCTCTAATGCTGCTCGTCGTGGTGATTCAGCTACCGATCTCGCGGATTCAATGTGGTCTAATATAAAGGAGGATCTATTGCATTTGCGCGAGGCCACTGAAAGTGATACTTTGGACCACAATAATAGCTCTGATTTCGAGTTCAGGACAGTTGCTTCGGAGCCAAGAAAAGAGAAAGTGGATGATGAGGTCAGTTGGAATCAGGCTTCGAAGGCAAATGACAGAGATGCTGATAACCGGATTGAGCTTCCATATCATCTCATATTGAACACACTGGAGTGTACCAGTGAGGGTGCCCTCGGCAAGCATAATTGCGAGGTCTTTTTGAAGGTTTTGGACTCCGTGAATTGTTTGTCAGACCTGCCTCTGGGACACTGCAAGTTGTTCAGAAGAGCTTGTTCACTGGGAGGTGATGGTGGATTGCAGCTAGGTGCCAATGGTAGTAGTAGTTCATGCTTGTGTCCTGCATGGTTGAAGATTGTAATGAAAGCATTTGCTTTCATAAACATCTTGTCCGGGTTTCTTCATTTGCAGGGTAGGAAAATGACCTTGCGTCTGCTGGAAGAAGCGTTGAATGAGCTTGGAATGTTCGGAGTCAAAATTGGCCTCCAGGACGTGAAGCATCTTCCGCTTCTCTCACCTCAA CTAGTGTGCTTCGAAAGTGACATAGAGAAGGCAAGTTTTGGCAATGTCATTTTTGTCATTAACCAttcatcaagtgatgaagaacaaATTGAAATCAATCCTAAAACAG CTCTATCAAAGATTGTTCGGACATTGAAGAGTAGGGATAGTTCTTTCCGAAATAATCTGTGGAAGGCTTTTGAGCAGCTTCCG TTTATTTCAGGAGATCAGCTGACTATGGGAATTTCCTTGGAAGAATTGCTTGCAATATGCAAAGACCAATATTTTGTTGTAAATGAAAACAAATCAAAACGTTTAAAGAGAAGCTTGAATACCACAAAACCTGATTCAAATCACATTCGGTGTCAT GACACAAAGGCATTGCTAGCTGTGGACATGGTTGAACACCTTGAGAAAGGAATTGGATCTGAAGGACag ATTGTGCATATTGAAGACATAAGCCCTAGAAATGCCATTCATGCGGAGATCCCAACTGAACTATCGGAAAAGATGAGATCAGCACTGAAGTGTATAGGAGTTTCAAAATTGTATAGTCACCAG GCAGAGTCTATACAAGCCTCCCTTCATGGGAAGAATGTTGTTGTGGCTACAATGACATCTAGTGGCAAATCTCTTTGCTATAACCTGCCAGTTCTAGAAGTTTTACTGAATAATCTGTCATCATGTGCTCTTTACATATTTCCTACAAAG GCATTAGCTCAAGATCAACTAAGATCTTTGTTAAACATGACAAAAGGATTTGATGTTGAGTTAAATATTGGTATATATGATGGTGACACTTCCCAAAGAGACAGGACTTGGCTACGAGATAATTCTAGACTG TTGATAACAAATCCAGATATGTTACACATATCGATCTTGCCCCACCATCGTCGATTTAGTCGGATTTTATCAAATCTAAG GTTTGTGATAATTGATGAAACTCATACTTACAAGGGAGCATTTGGATGTCATACTTCGCTTATATTAAGGAGGCTCAGGCGACTGTGCTCACATG TATATGGATCTGATCCTTCCTTTGTTTTTTCTACTGCAACTTCTGCTAATCCAAGCGAGCATTCTATG GAACTTGCAAATTTACCAGCACTTGAGCTATTTCAGAATGATGGAAGTCCATCTGCAAGGAAACTTTTCATCCTTTGGAATCCTAGTCTGCGTCCGAAAGCT ATGGTGAAAAAAGCCAAGTCTGTTATCGATGCTGATAATTTGGAAGACGAAAGTGACAATTTTGTTCGTTCAAG CCCAATTGTGGATGTTTCGCGCCTTTTTGCAGAAATGGTTCAGCATGGTCTTCGCACCATCGCTTTTTGTAAATCAAGGAAACTTTGTGAGCTTGTTTTATCATATAC ACGTGAAATTCTTCTCGAAACATCCCCGCATCTGGTTCATTCCATCTGTGCATATCGTGGTGGCTACATCGCAGAG gaaagaagaaaaatagagaCTGCATTTTTTGGTGGTAAAATTTGTGGTGTTGCTGCAACTAATGCTCTTGAATTGGGCATTGATGTTGGAGAAATTGATGTGACTCTGCATCTAGGATTTCCTGGTAGTATTGCAAG CTTGTGGCAACAAGCCGGTAGGGGCGGGAGGAGAGATAGGCCTTCTCTTGCTGTCTATGTTGCCTTTGGTGGGCCTCTTGATCAGTACTTCATGAAACACCCTAAGAAACTTTTTGAAAGGCCAATTGAATGCTGTCACATTGATTCCCAAAACAAGCAG GTTCTCGAACAGCATTTGGCCTGTGCAGCTCATGAACACCCTCTTGTTGTGCAGTATGATGAGAAGTATTTTGGTTCTTGCTTAGAGAATGTTTTAAATTCTTTAAACGCTAGAGGATATTTGAGTCCTAATCAGTCATTTGATTCTTCTTCTAGAATTTGGAACTACATTGGTCCTGAG aaATATCCTTCTCATGCGGTCAATATCCGAGCAATAGAAACCGTAAGATACAGTGTCATAGATCAGAGAAAAAATGAAGTCCTTGAAGAGATAGAGGAAAGCAGGGCTTTCTTTCAG GTATATGAAGGTGCTGTGTACATGTGTCAAGGGAAAACCTATTTGGTCGAGAAATTAGATCTGTCTAGCAAGACCGCTTTCTGCAAAGTGGCTGATCTGAAGTATTATACAAAAACTCGAGATTACACCGATATTCATGTCACTGGGGGTAATATT GCTTATCCTACAGCAGTTTTGAACATGTTTCCTAAAACAAATGCACGGGCTCATATATGCAAAGTAACAACTACATGGTTTGGTTTTTATCGTATTTGGAGAGGGAGCAATCAAATCTTTGATGCTGTTGACCTAGCCCTTCCTCAATATTCATACGAGTCACAG GCAGTTTGGATTCCAGTGCCACAATCTATCAAAGAAGTAGTACTcaagaaaaattatgattttCGTGGAGGTTTGCATGCTGCTTCGCATGCGGTTTTAAATGTAGTGCCTTT ACATATAACATGCAACTTATCTGACTTGGCTGCCGAGTGCCCGAATCCTCATGATAGCCGCTATTACCCAGATCGAATTCTCATTTATGATCAACATCCTGGAGGGTGTGGGATTTCAGTTCAG GTTCAACCGCGTTTCACCAAGTTCCTGGAAGCTGCACTTGATCTTCTCACTTGTTGCCGCTGCTCAGCGGAAGTTGGTTGCCCTAATTGTGTTCAG AGTTTTGCTTGCAATGAGTATAACGAGGTCCTACACAAGGATGCGGCCATTATGATTATCAAG GGTGTTCTGGAAGCAGAAAATGTGATCAATGCTGAGGAGTCACCTTTTTTATGA
- the LOC107623363 gene encoding uncharacterized protein LOC107623363 isoform X2 codes for MMDYILMIMTSSLITSIPYLLQCIWMRWKCRKWKKQEKLILLQLLLQKRNRIMNQLLLLPMLEMEMGRGNGREHSPPKMAAESNDIEIQVRTLTAESITIPIPASATVQRLKLLLNHSFPPATNSSHFHLFFKGEKLRPQAQIGSYTIHNGEFLVLVPFAKKDSKAHKSDSLNASSTPSNAARRGDSATDLADSMWSNIKEDLLHLREATESDTLDHNNSSDFEFRTVASEPRKEKVDDEVSWNQASKANDRDADNRIELPYHLILNTLECTSEGALGKHNCEVFLKVLDSVNCLSDLPLGHCKLFRRACSLGGDGGLQLGANGSSSSCLCPAWLKIVMKAFAFINILSGFLHLQGRKMTLRLLEEALNELGMFGVKIGLQDVKHLPLLSPQLVCFESDIEKASFGNVIFVINHSSSDEEQIEINPKTALSKIVRTLKSRDSSFRNNLWKAFEQLPFISGDQLTMGISLEELLAICKDQYFVVNENKSKRLKRSLNTTKPDSNHIRCHDTKALLAVDMVEHLEKGIGSEGQIVHIEDISPRNAIHAEIPTELSEKMRSALKCIGVSKLYSHQAESIQASLHGKNVVVATMTSSGKSLCYNLPVLEVLLNNLSSCALYIFPTKALAQDQLRSLLNMTKGFDVELNIGIYDGDTSQRDRTWLRDNSRLLITNPDMLHISILPHHRRFSRILSNLRFVIIDETHTYKGAFGCHTSLILRRLRRLCSHVYGSDPSFVFSTATSANPSEHSMELANLPALELFQNDGSPSARKLFILWNPSLRPKAMVKKAKSVIDADNLEDESDNFVRSSPIVDVSRLFAEMVQHGLRTIAFCKSRKLCELVLSYTREILLETSPHLVHSICAYRGGYIAEERRKIETAFFGGKICGVAATNALELGIDVGEIDVTLHLGFPGSIASLWQQAGRGGRRDRPSLAVYVAFGGPLDQYFMKHPKKLFERPIECCHIDSQNKQVLEQHLACAAHEHPLVVQYDEKYFGSCLENVLNSLNARGYLSPNQSFDSSSRIWNYIGPEKYPSHAVNIRAIETVRYSVIDQRKNEVLEEIEESRAFFQVYEGAVYMCQGKTYLVEKLDLSSKTAFCKVADLKYYTKTRDYTDIHVTGGNIAYPTAVLNMFPKTNARAHICKVTTTWFGFYRIWRGSNQIFDAVDLALPQYSYESQAVWIPVPQSIKEVVLKKNYDFRGGLHAASHAVLNVVPLHITCNLSDLAAECPNPHDSRYYPDRILIYDQHPGGCGISVQVQPRFTKFLEAALDLLTCCRCSAEVGCPNCVQLLHYVEFCLQ; via the exons ATGATGGACTATATACTGATGATTATGACATCAAGCCTCATAACTTCAATTCCCTACCTTCTACA ATGTATATGGATGAGATGGAAATGCAGAAAATGGAAGAAGCAAGAAAAGCTTATATTGCTGCAGTTGCTGCTGCAAAAGAGAAACAGGATCATGAATCAATTGCTATTGCTGCCAATGCTAG AAATGGAAATGGGAAGGGGAAACGGCAGAGAACATTCCCCGCCAAAAATGGCGGCAGAGAGCAACGACATTGAAATCCAAGTCCGAACCCTAACCGCCGAATCCATCACTATCCCAATCCCTGCTTCCGCAACCGTACAACGCCTCAAGCTTCTCCTCAACCATTCATTCCCACCCGCCACCAACTCCTCCCATTTCCACCTTTTCTTCAAG GGTGAGAAATTGAGACCGCAGGCTCAGATTGGATCTTACACAATCCACAATGGGGAGTTTCTTGTACTCGTTCCATTTGCTAAGAAGGATTCCAAAGCTCACAAATCGGACTCACTTAATGCTTCTTCAACTCCCTCTAATGCTGCTCGTCGTGGTGATTCAGCTACCGATCTCGCGGATTCAATGTGGTCTAATATAAAGGAGGATCTATTGCATTTGCGCGAGGCCACTGAAAGTGATACTTTGGACCACAATAATAGCTCTGATTTCGAGTTCAGGACAGTTGCTTCGGAGCCAAGAAAAGAGAAAGTGGATGATGAGGTCAGTTGGAATCAGGCTTCGAAGGCAAATGACAGAGATGCTGATAACCGGATTGAGCTTCCATATCATCTCATATTGAACACACTGGAGTGTACCAGTGAGGGTGCCCTCGGCAAGCATAATTGCGAGGTCTTTTTGAAGGTTTTGGACTCCGTGAATTGTTTGTCAGACCTGCCTCTGGGACACTGCAAGTTGTTCAGAAGAGCTTGTTCACTGGGAGGTGATGGTGGATTGCAGCTAGGTGCCAATGGTAGTAGTAGTTCATGCTTGTGTCCTGCATGGTTGAAGATTGTAATGAAAGCATTTGCTTTCATAAACATCTTGTCCGGGTTTCTTCATTTGCAGGGTAGGAAAATGACCTTGCGTCTGCTGGAAGAAGCGTTGAATGAGCTTGGAATGTTCGGAGTCAAAATTGGCCTCCAGGACGTGAAGCATCTTCCGCTTCTCTCACCTCAA CTAGTGTGCTTCGAAAGTGACATAGAGAAGGCAAGTTTTGGCAATGTCATTTTTGTCATTAACCAttcatcaagtgatgaagaacaaATTGAAATCAATCCTAAAACAG CTCTATCAAAGATTGTTCGGACATTGAAGAGTAGGGATAGTTCTTTCCGAAATAATCTGTGGAAGGCTTTTGAGCAGCTTCCG TTTATTTCAGGAGATCAGCTGACTATGGGAATTTCCTTGGAAGAATTGCTTGCAATATGCAAAGACCAATATTTTGTTGTAAATGAAAACAAATCAAAACGTTTAAAGAGAAGCTTGAATACCACAAAACCTGATTCAAATCACATTCGGTGTCAT GACACAAAGGCATTGCTAGCTGTGGACATGGTTGAACACCTTGAGAAAGGAATTGGATCTGAAGGACag ATTGTGCATATTGAAGACATAAGCCCTAGAAATGCCATTCATGCGGAGATCCCAACTGAACTATCGGAAAAGATGAGATCAGCACTGAAGTGTATAGGAGTTTCAAAATTGTATAGTCACCAG GCAGAGTCTATACAAGCCTCCCTTCATGGGAAGAATGTTGTTGTGGCTACAATGACATCTAGTGGCAAATCTCTTTGCTATAACCTGCCAGTTCTAGAAGTTTTACTGAATAATCTGTCATCATGTGCTCTTTACATATTTCCTACAAAG GCATTAGCTCAAGATCAACTAAGATCTTTGTTAAACATGACAAAAGGATTTGATGTTGAGTTAAATATTGGTATATATGATGGTGACACTTCCCAAAGAGACAGGACTTGGCTACGAGATAATTCTAGACTG TTGATAACAAATCCAGATATGTTACACATATCGATCTTGCCCCACCATCGTCGATTTAGTCGGATTTTATCAAATCTAAG GTTTGTGATAATTGATGAAACTCATACTTACAAGGGAGCATTTGGATGTCATACTTCGCTTATATTAAGGAGGCTCAGGCGACTGTGCTCACATG TATATGGATCTGATCCTTCCTTTGTTTTTTCTACTGCAACTTCTGCTAATCCAAGCGAGCATTCTATG GAACTTGCAAATTTACCAGCACTTGAGCTATTTCAGAATGATGGAAGTCCATCTGCAAGGAAACTTTTCATCCTTTGGAATCCTAGTCTGCGTCCGAAAGCT ATGGTGAAAAAAGCCAAGTCTGTTATCGATGCTGATAATTTGGAAGACGAAAGTGACAATTTTGTTCGTTCAAG CCCAATTGTGGATGTTTCGCGCCTTTTTGCAGAAATGGTTCAGCATGGTCTTCGCACCATCGCTTTTTGTAAATCAAGGAAACTTTGTGAGCTTGTTTTATCATATAC ACGTGAAATTCTTCTCGAAACATCCCCGCATCTGGTTCATTCCATCTGTGCATATCGTGGTGGCTACATCGCAGAG gaaagaagaaaaatagagaCTGCATTTTTTGGTGGTAAAATTTGTGGTGTTGCTGCAACTAATGCTCTTGAATTGGGCATTGATGTTGGAGAAATTGATGTGACTCTGCATCTAGGATTTCCTGGTAGTATTGCAAG CTTGTGGCAACAAGCCGGTAGGGGCGGGAGGAGAGATAGGCCTTCTCTTGCTGTCTATGTTGCCTTTGGTGGGCCTCTTGATCAGTACTTCATGAAACACCCTAAGAAACTTTTTGAAAGGCCAATTGAATGCTGTCACATTGATTCCCAAAACAAGCAG GTTCTCGAACAGCATTTGGCCTGTGCAGCTCATGAACACCCTCTTGTTGTGCAGTATGATGAGAAGTATTTTGGTTCTTGCTTAGAGAATGTTTTAAATTCTTTAAACGCTAGAGGATATTTGAGTCCTAATCAGTCATTTGATTCTTCTTCTAGAATTTGGAACTACATTGGTCCTGAG aaATATCCTTCTCATGCGGTCAATATCCGAGCAATAGAAACCGTAAGATACAGTGTCATAGATCAGAGAAAAAATGAAGTCCTTGAAGAGATAGAGGAAAGCAGGGCTTTCTTTCAG GTATATGAAGGTGCTGTGTACATGTGTCAAGGGAAAACCTATTTGGTCGAGAAATTAGATCTGTCTAGCAAGACCGCTTTCTGCAAAGTGGCTGATCTGAAGTATTATACAAAAACTCGAGATTACACCGATATTCATGTCACTGGGGGTAATATT GCTTATCCTACAGCAGTTTTGAACATGTTTCCTAAAACAAATGCACGGGCTCATATATGCAAAGTAACAACTACATGGTTTGGTTTTTATCGTATTTGGAGAGGGAGCAATCAAATCTTTGATGCTGTTGACCTAGCCCTTCCTCAATATTCATACGAGTCACAG GCAGTTTGGATTCCAGTGCCACAATCTATCAAAGAAGTAGTACTcaagaaaaattatgattttCGTGGAGGTTTGCATGCTGCTTCGCATGCGGTTTTAAATGTAGTGCCTTT ACATATAACATGCAACTTATCTGACTTGGCTGCCGAGTGCCCGAATCCTCATGATAGCCGCTATTACCCAGATCGAATTCTCATTTATGATCAACATCCTGGAGGGTGTGGGATTTCAGTTCAG GTTCAACCGCGTTTCACCAAGTTCCTGGAAGCTGCACTTGATCTTCTCACTTGTTGCCGCTGCTCAGCGGAAGTTGGTTGCCCTAATTGTGTTCAG CTTTTGCATTATGTAGAGTTTTGCTTGCAATGA